From the genome of Neomonachus schauinslandi chromosome 5, ASM220157v2, whole genome shotgun sequence, one region includes:
- the ZNF205 gene encoding zinc finger protein 205 produces MSADGGGTRAAQDKERAREVPGHGDPCQEMLSESEEMVPLGAAQESPHIKTEPEEPQPEGALQGDGAPGTPGWVSLSQGSKEKALFLPGGALPSPQIPGLAREGRTRDRQMAAALLTAWSQMPVTFEDVALYLSREEWGRLDHAQQSFYRDVLQKRNGLSLGFPFSRPFWASQGQGKGEASSSCRQMGDEEEKPGATEMGKEEPAPSLASLAALGDVKSFRSRVGRAQGDILQCGQQAGSGQSSGPAKDDGQPGPLEERQAKPTPPDTSLAKAQEGHLPEKPREGRMGTSESSEEGPAPDGDASKKTYKCEQCGKGFSWHSHLVTHRRTHTGEKPYTCTDCGKRFGRSSHLIQHQIIHTGEKPYTCPSCWKSFSHHSTLIQHQRIHTGEKPYVCDRCAKRFTRRSDLVTHQGTHTGAKPHKCPICGKCFTQSSALVTHQRTHTGVKPYPCPECGKCFSQRSNLIAHNRTHTGEKPYHCLDCGKSFSHSSHLTAHQRTHRGVRPYSCPLCGKSFSRRSNLHRHEKIHTTGPKALAMLMLGAAGALAAPQPAHT; encoded by the exons ATGTCTGCAGACGGTGGAGGCACCCGCGCTGCCCAGGACAAGGAGAGAGCCCGAGAG GTTCCAGGTCATGGGGATCCTTGTCAAGAAATGCTTTCTGAGTCGGAGGAGATGGTGCCTTTGGGAGCCGCTCAGGAGTCACCCCACATCAAGACGGAGCCGGAAGAGCCACAACCTGAGGGGGCATTGCAGGGGGATGGGGCTCCAGGAACGCCGGGCTGGGTGTCCCTAAGCCAGGGCTCTAAGGAGAAAGCTCTTTTCCTGCCTGGTGGAG ccctcccctccccccagatccCCGGGCTTGCTCGTGAGGGCAGGACCAGAGACCGGCAGATGGCTGCGGCACTGCTCACCGCCTGGTCCCAG ATGCCGGTGACCTTTGAGGACGTGGCTCTGTACCTTTCCCGGGAGGAGTGGGGGCGGCTGGACCACGCGCAGCAGAGCTTCTATAGGGACGTCCTGCAGAAGAGGAATGGGCTGTCCTTGG GATTTCCCTTCAGCAGACCTTTCTGGGCCTCCCAAGGACAGGGCAAGGGTGAGGCCTCGAGCTCGTGCCGGCAGATGGGAGATGAAGAGGAGAAGCCAG GAGCCACTGAGATGGGAAAGGAGGAGCCAGCCCCATCCCTGGCATCCCTGGCAGCCCTTGGGGATGTGAAGTCTTTcagaagcagggtggggagagccCAGGGGGACATCCTGCAGTGCGGGCAGCAAGCAGGCAGTGGCCAGAGCTCGGGGCCAGCCAAAGACGATGGGCAGCCGGGTCCCCTGGAGGAGAGGCAGGCGAAACCGACCCCGCCCGACACCAGCCTCGCGAAGGCCCAGGAGGGCCACCTCCCAGAGAAACCCAGAGAGGGGCGAATGGGCACCTCCGAGAGCAGCGAGGAGGGCCCGGCCCCCGACGGTGACGCCAGCAAGAAGACCTACAAGTGCGAGCAGTGCGGCAAGGGCTTCAGCTGGCACTCCCACCTGGTGACCCACCGGCGCAcccacacgggcgagaagccctacACCTGCACGGACTGCGGCAAGCGCTTTGGCCGCAGTTCGCACCTCATCCAGCACCAGATCATCCACACGGGTGAGAAGCCCTacacctgcccctcctgctggaAGAGCTTCAGCCACCACTCGACGCTGATCCAGCACCAGCGCAtccacacgggcgagaagccctaTGTGTGTGACCGCTGCGCCAAGCGCTTCACCCGCCGCTCGGACCTGGTCACCCACCAGGGCACCCACACGGGCGCCAAGCCCCACAAGTGCCCCATCTGCGGCAAGTGCTTCACGCAGAGCTCGGCCCTGGTCACCCACCAGCGCACCCACACTGGGGTCAAGCCCTACCCGTGCCCCGAGTGCGGCAAGTGCTTCAGCCAGCGCTCCAACCTCATCGCGCACAACCGCAcgcacacgggcgagaagccctacCACTGCCTCGACTGTGGCAAGAGCTTCAGTCACAGCTCACACCTCACCGCCCACCAGCGCACCCATCGTGGCGTCCGGCCCTACTCCTGCCCCCTCTGTGGCAAGAGCTTCAGCCGCCGCTCCAACCTGCACCGGCACGAGAAGATCCACACGACGGGGCCCAAGGCCCTGGCCATGCTGAtgctgggggcggcgggggctcTGGCGGCCCCCCAACCTGCTCACACTTag
- the ZNF213 gene encoding zinc finger protein 213 isoform X2: MEAPPEPQDEAPGEGEGLLIVKVEDSSWEQDSAQQEDNRDSEVCRQRFRHFCYRDVGGPHEAFSQLWELCCRWLRPELHTKEQILELLVLEQFLSVLPGGVQDWVRERCPGSGEEAVALVEVLQKQPVKAWPQEVPSEDVEPEATVQGPQAKGLPMKVGARSWPPVPWEQHSHGALVPEPSGTEEAAPSRLAGVGLQSQSERSGLEEAVTALPGQAGGGGGGGRGDVTVSWNPEEPEAWDGEARPGAPVGRAVGARRGRPPARRRPLRDLAAEKPHSCGQCGKRFRWGSDLARHQRTHTGEKPHKCQACEKSFRSSSDLLRHQGVHTGQKPFSCSQCGKSFSRSAYLADHQRIHTGEKPFGCSECGKSFSLRSYLLDHRRVHTGERPFGCGECDKSFKQRAHLIAHQSLHAKMAQPVG; the protein is encoded by the exons ATGGAAGCACCCCCGGAGCCTCAGGACGAGGcccctggggagggagaagggctgcTGATTGTGAAGGTGGAAGATTCCTCCTGGGAGCAGGACTCTGCCCAGCAAGAAGACAACAGGGATTCTGAGGTCTGTCGCCAGCGCTTTCGGCATTTTTGCTATAGGGATGTGGGCGGGCCCCATGAGGCCTTCAGTCAActctgggagctctgctgccgCTGGCTTCGGCCGGAGCTGCACACCAAGGAGCAGATCCTGGAGCTGCTGGTGCTGGAGCAGTTCCTGAGTGTGCTGCCCGGAGGCGTCCAGGACTGGGTTCGAGAGCGGTGTCCAGGGAGTGGCGAGGAGGCCGTTGCCTTGGTGGAGGTCCTGCAGAAACAGCCGGTGAAAGCATGGCCGCAG GAAGTGCCCTCAGAGGACGTGGAACCTGAGGCTACAGTCCAGGGACCCCAGGCCAAGGGGCTTCCCATGAAGGTGGGGGCACGAAGCTGGCCACCTGTACCTTGGGAGCAGCACAGCCATGGTG CTCTGGTCCCGGAACCCAGTGGAACTGAAGAGGCCGCCCCCTCTCGGCTTGCAGGTGTGGGGCTCCAGAGCCAAAGCGAGCGATCCGGGCTGGAGGAGGCGGTGACGGCGCTGCCGGGCCAGgccggcggtggcggcggcggcgggcgcggcgACGTGACTGTGTCCTGGAACCCCGAGGAGCCCGAGGCCTGGGACGGCGAGGCCCGGCCGGGGGCGCCCGTGGGCCGCGCGGTGGGGGCGCGGAGGGGGCGGCCGCCCGCGCGCCGGCGGCCGCTGCGAGACCTGGCAGCCGAGAAGCCGCACAGCTGCGGCCAGTGCGGCAAGCGCTTCCGCTGGGGCTCGGACCTGGCGCGCCACCAGCGCAcgcacacgggcgagaagccgCACAAGTGCCAGGCGTGCGAGAAGAGCTTCCGCAGCTCGTCAGACCTGCTGCGCCACCAGGGCGTGCACACGGGCCAGAAGCCCTTCTCCTGCTCCCAGTGTGGCAAGAGCTTCAGCCGCAGCGCCTACCTGGCCGACCACCAGCGCAtccacacgggcgagaagcccttCGGCTGCAGCGAGTGCGGCAAGAGCTTCTCGCTGCGCTCCTACCTGCTGGACCACCGGCGCGTGCACACAGGCGAGCGGCCCTTCGGCTGCGGCGAGTGTGACAAGAGCTTCAAGCAGCGCGCCCACCTCATCGCCCACCAGAGCCTGCACGCCAAGATGGCCCAGCCTGTGGGCTGA
- the ZNF213 gene encoding zinc finger protein 213 isoform X1: MEAPPEPQDEAPGEGEGLLIVKVEDSSWEQDSAQQEDNRDSEVCRQRFRHFCYRDVGGPHEAFSQLWELCCRWLRPELHTKEQILELLVLEQFLSVLPGGVQDWVRERCPGSGEEAVALVEVLQKQPVKAWPQEVPSEDVEPEATVQGPQAKGLPMKVGARSWPPVPWEQHSHGAQLPALKEGSTRETTDTCFTSEAHGPVTFGDIPFYFSREEWGSLDPAQRELFWDIKRENSRNVALGVGLQSQSERSGLEEAVTALPGQAGGGGGGGRGDVTVSWNPEEPEAWDGEARPGAPVGRAVGARRGRPPARRRPLRDLAAEKPHSCGQCGKRFRWGSDLARHQRTHTGEKPHKCQACEKSFRSSSDLLRHQGVHTGQKPFSCSQCGKSFSRSAYLADHQRIHTGEKPFGCSECGKSFSLRSYLLDHRRVHTGERPFGCGECDKSFKQRAHLIAHQSLHAKMAQPVG, encoded by the exons ATGGAAGCACCCCCGGAGCCTCAGGACGAGGcccctggggagggagaagggctgcTGATTGTGAAGGTGGAAGATTCCTCCTGGGAGCAGGACTCTGCCCAGCAAGAAGACAACAGGGATTCTGAGGTCTGTCGCCAGCGCTTTCGGCATTTTTGCTATAGGGATGTGGGCGGGCCCCATGAGGCCTTCAGTCAActctgggagctctgctgccgCTGGCTTCGGCCGGAGCTGCACACCAAGGAGCAGATCCTGGAGCTGCTGGTGCTGGAGCAGTTCCTGAGTGTGCTGCCCGGAGGCGTCCAGGACTGGGTTCGAGAGCGGTGTCCAGGGAGTGGCGAGGAGGCCGTTGCCTTGGTGGAGGTCCTGCAGAAACAGCCGGTGAAAGCATGGCCGCAG GAAGTGCCCTCAGAGGACGTGGAACCTGAGGCTACAGTCCAGGGACCCCAGGCCAAGGGGCTTCCCATGAAGGTGGGGGCACGAAGCTGGCCACCTGTACCTTGGGAGCAGCACAGCCATGGTG ccCAGCTTCCTGCTCTTAAAGAAGGGAGTACCAGAGAGACAACCGATACCTGCTTTACCTCTGAGGCCCAT GGACCTGTGACATTTGGAGACATTCCTTTCTATTTCTCCCGGGAAGAGTGGGGGTCTCTGGACCCTGCTCAGAGGGAACTCTTTTGGGACATAAAGCGAGAGAACTCCCGGAATGTTGCCCTGG GTGTGGGGCTCCAGAGCCAAAGCGAGCGATCCGGGCTGGAGGAGGCGGTGACGGCGCTGCCGGGCCAGgccggcggtggcggcggcggcgggcgcggcgACGTGACTGTGTCCTGGAACCCCGAGGAGCCCGAGGCCTGGGACGGCGAGGCCCGGCCGGGGGCGCCCGTGGGCCGCGCGGTGGGGGCGCGGAGGGGGCGGCCGCCCGCGCGCCGGCGGCCGCTGCGAGACCTGGCAGCCGAGAAGCCGCACAGCTGCGGCCAGTGCGGCAAGCGCTTCCGCTGGGGCTCGGACCTGGCGCGCCACCAGCGCAcgcacacgggcgagaagccgCACAAGTGCCAGGCGTGCGAGAAGAGCTTCCGCAGCTCGTCAGACCTGCTGCGCCACCAGGGCGTGCACACGGGCCAGAAGCCCTTCTCCTGCTCCCAGTGTGGCAAGAGCTTCAGCCGCAGCGCCTACCTGGCCGACCACCAGCGCAtccacacgggcgagaagcccttCGGCTGCAGCGAGTGCGGCAAGAGCTTCTCGCTGCGCTCCTACCTGCTGGACCACCGGCGCGTGCACACAGGCGAGCGGCCCTTCGGCTGCGGCGAGTGTGACAAGAGCTTCAAGCAGCGCGCCCACCTCATCGCCCACCAGAGCCTGCACGCCAAGATGGCCCAGCCTGTGGGCTGA